The genomic stretch gtcattatatttaataataataatcatctcAAAAGAAACTACATTTAACGTTTTGATATTCAAATACGATTAAAACAGGAAATCTTAATGTATACAATGTTACTGACCCTTATTAGAATAATAGGCATAGAGTTTGGTCTGTAAATTAGTTGCTAAAAACTGGTCAGTCTACCTGTCTCGCAAAAAATCAGACGAATAAGGACTGGCTTCTGCGAATTGGCGGTATTGTCAAGCAACTTCTAGCGTTTAATGAACATGGGTTTAAATAATTAGCTATTTCAGCGTTTAaatttttgataatattttttagttacaaatttaatttttatcattaaatatatttttgctaatttaaaaaatatgctatTGAAATGTTGTGCTcctatttttcaaaatgttataaaaaagaTTTATCATCTAGTTTTTAATATcaattaagtaaacaaaacgTATTGACATCCTAAGATGATCTAAATAAAACACTCTCTCAAAGTAAAATTTGGTGTAGGCATTCGTACTTACGTACTCGTACTTAAAAGTGCTTTATTGTTCCCGATTAAAAGTTGTTATCAAAGTAGCACAAGTCTCAAGTGTGATGTGATGCAAGAAAGCTtgttgagtaaataaatacccACTGATGTAAATACCATACGTGGAAAGTGTACACAGAGGAACTGCGGTCAACGCCTCTTCCCAAGGCGACAGTCTAGaaactaattagttaattaAAACCATCTAAACCTTTGAACTAACCTTAATTGTTCACGAACAATCCTTGCACTATAAAACACCCCACTGCCTggaattaattaataacaaagtttttgacaatttgaaattaaaaaagttcgGATTCGcgctttttttgtattttttttttacagaaagtgACTGGAATTATTACGATTATTCCTTAATTGATATGAATGTTTATTCAAGTTATAATATGAATGTAAATACGATGACTGCCGCATCAGAATCCCTCACGCTGTTACCACGCGCGGTTTCCCGGTAAACTAGTTTCGGTACGGTTCGAGTGTTTCGTTCGGATGCATTCATGACGTCATAGCATTCCCGGTGAGTGCGAGGGAGAGAACAATGTGGTCGAAAAGAACTTCGATTGTGACGGAGGAATGCGTGCATGCATGTTTATCATTATGATAATGATTCATTGAAGCTGTTAGAATGCAATTCACGTATATTGTTCTCGATAATACTGTATTTTGAATCATTTGTGTCAGATTTGGGGACTTAGAAGACTTATCGTTTAtaggtaaataggtaagtatactTATAATGTGCATAGAAAAACTAGTTTcttataagtaatttatttatgttgtgTTGTAATTATTGTTAAACAAGTATAATTTATCGTAATTTCACATTTGCTTATTTCCGCCCAGAATTTACCCATTATATCCGTATACATTCGTACATACAATATCCGGTTTTAAGGACCATTAATGCATTTAGGACGAGAACACTTTTCTTATTTTCCtggcattattttttaaagtttaatccCGTAGTTTTAAAGTTCCGTTAATTGGTACTGTAAATAAGCAGCTTTTTAtcattcataataaaattaaatgtacatTTTCCATAGTATAGTAGGGTACATTACTTTGTGTTGGTAAAATAGCGAAACTTGTAGTAACTGAAACAACCATtgacatgacattgacatatGTCAAATCTATCAGACACTCACAGCGTGCAGTTGACATATAACCTCTAAACACTATTTACGTTGTGTATCCGTTGTGTTTTTCATTGCTTTCGCTCCTAGAATAAAGtatatacaattttaaaaatgaGTGAGGAACAACCCCAAAGTGATCCAAACaagagaaaaaacagaaaaaggcCCAAGAATTTCCTCAAAAATGCCAAAATGTACGCCAAAAAAGGCCAGTGGGGAAGAGGCACTAAAATGTCTGAAGAATTGTATCAATATTTCTTAGGAATCTTGGATGCAATGAAACAGGGGATCGAAGATAGTGAAGAGAGACGTGAGTAGTAATTAAAGCTTCTAAATTTACGTTTCAATCTCATAAAAACGCTAAAAACATCAAGTAATAAAGTGGTTAGCGTCCTTGACTATGAAGCTAGGGATTCAGGGTTTTAATCCTGGTACTTACAGGCAGATATTTGTGCCAATGTCAGTCATGGATATTAGATTTAAGTACATCTAACATCCATGACACTAGCACTAACCAAtatctgtacattatttatgtaATATCTTTTGTTTTATACTCACAATACATGCTTTGCTGACTTGGATAAACCAATTTTTAAATTGTCCTATTATACCCTCCTGAGGCCTGATGTGaaatttctgttttcacaatttgaaccgaacatcaatcaagtaaagttcaattttttttttatatccttAAGTTAGGACCATGGGATCCAGGAAGATACaacatgttatttttgatttcttttaACTTAAATGGATGGTTGAGTTTATTGGTAGAAACTATCTATATATTTCTTTGTGATTAAAATTACAGAAAGCCTGGTAGACAATGTTCTAGAAAGAACAAAAGGTGATGAACTGAACATAATTGGTAATCAGCTGGGATGCAGAGTTGTGGAGCTGTTACTACCATATTCATCGCCTGAGGACCTGGAGCGATACTTTGAAGTACTCTACCCCGAATTACGGAGACTTTGCTCAGATAACTTTACTAGCCATGTAGTTGAGACTTTACTACGAGTAGCCAGCGATAGAGCTACTGAACACTTACAAAGCGAAGGTGGAAACAATGAAGACAGCGAAGATGAAGCACCAAAAAAGAAAGCGAAATTAGAACTGAAGTTAGAACCGAAAACAGAATCAAAATATAGCAAGGAACATGTACAAAATTGCTACGAATTTGCATtgaaaatttgtaaatatgCACTTAATAATCTCGAAGATTTTGTATGGGATGCATATGCTAACCATATTCTACGTAGTGCAATAAAATGTCTTAGCGGTATCACATTGCTTCCCAACGAGAAGCCTAAAGTAAACATGtttataatagataataaaGAGAAACAAATTCCACCATCACCGTTTATAAAGAAAATGGTGTATAAAAATGTACCAGAAGAGTATAAGGAATTAGTAAAAGAATTTGTCAAGCGTTTGTCAGTATGGCCACAGTTTAAAGACTTAGCGTACCAGAATATAACCTCGGGGTTGCTTCAGGTGTTGCTATATGCAATAAAAAATGTAGATAAAGGTTTAACAAGGGATCTATTGAAACAATTGTTGAATGAAAGCTTTGCCCCGGATGACTGGGTGTCAACAGGGAACGATGACAAAAAGGAGGATAAGATTGATCTAGACAATAATGAGAGTGATGCTCCAAACTGTTCATTGCCACCAGTCTTTGAATCTGAACCTGCTGTAAGGTTAGTATTAGAAGTATTCTGTCTATTCCTATAAGAAATTAAAAGGATTAATTCAGAGTTTGTGTTAAGGGGCCATCCCGCCTGGATTATAAAGTATGTTGCattaattttgaccatttttaaacTTCTATAGCAATAGGTATGACAGGGGAGGCTGTCACACCTATTGCTATAGAAACCATAATTATTACGTTCTCGTGTCATAAACTGCCTGAACCTTACCCCTAAATGTGTGACATTCACTAACCCAACTTACATAAGATCTACCTATCCTCTACCCATCCAATTCGCTGTCTTTACGTCGCTTATAGTATGCTTGAATGTTGTGTAGACATAAAGTTCCATACACAATATTTTGCttaataattgttatttaatttggtctactgatatttaaaaaaaagatgccATATCACAATTATCcgcataataaataaacaagagtAAAGTATTGTAATAGCAAAAGACAGCAGATATAAATTTGATGATCAAGACTAAATtttgtacttaattttaaatgacattTACTTGTGTCTTGCAGGTTGCTAGAAGCAGCATTGTTGGTGTcgaagaaaaaaatgtatacccAGATATATGCAAAGTGTTTCATCAACCGCCTGTCTCAGCTGGCCACCATGCCAATGCTGAACTTTACAGTGCAGCGCCTGTTTGACAACTGTCAAATTAAGGAAGAGGTAAGTTAACTTCCTGCCATTATTTGTCACCCATCACTTATGGCACTGCAGGCAGCGAGTGCAGCTGAGTTTGCAGTTCTGAATATCGCCTATTGCATTGTGCACattttgatgtttttatttgtacAGTCAAAGGCCATAGCgtgaaatatatttaatacgttGACTATCGTCGACGTTATGTTTAGTGGTatgaagaaaagaaaataaaaaataaatgtaatttagtTAGGTTAGTATCATTTCTTTCTCTGTGAATGCAAATACGCATACATACGCTCACTATATTACATGATAATTGTTAAATTTCTCATGTAAGTGAATTGTGAATATTCTTATGagaaaataaattctttaaaCCGAAgttgtacagatatttttgacgtctgggtaatgtaaatttatttcctttttttttttatcaataaaaaattcagTTGGAAAACCAATATTatactgtaaaattcaaattatacacaaaaaatacaaaagtacaTAAAACTCAATAAAAACACGCAAAATAAACTACtcaaaaaactaattagggatttttgaacgtcgtcttcgtTGCTACCCTAAAACGATGGAACACCataccctccggccagaagtcggagcgcaggaacatctgctggtgcttggcaggctttggagtctaaatgagctgcTAGCCCTTTGAGACTTGAGCGGGAGGATGAACAGCTCAGGCTGGGCTCCCGGTGATCGGCGCTGTACCGCCTCGCGGACGTGCTCGAACACCTTCTCCGGCGTCGTCTTCTTGTCCAACCGAGACAGGTAGATGTCCACCCTCGGTACTGCAGCTTGAATACATAAATTCATGACCTTGACTGTAATAAAAAGTTCACACAGGTGCTTACATACATGAAGAATGAAAAtaaggtttaattaattttgattatgttttattccagctGGAGCCGATGTTCGACGAGCTGTCGAGCAAGTTGGGCGACTTGTTGGCGTGCGGCAACACCGGCGTCGTCGTGTCGCTCGCTAAAGCCTGCCTGCGGGTTAAGGCCCGACAGACGCAGTTCCTCGCTGTAAGTAGTGGGAGGTGGATTGGAAGATCCCTCTAATCCTactaaagtttgtatgtgtgtgtatgtttattacttcttcacgttaaaacggctggacggatttggatgaaatttggtatgtagatgctggacatctggaataacatgtaggctactttttatcccgacgttcccaagggatagggttaaaatccCGAAATAACAGCCATGGGGCTTAGAGTtacgaaatttggcatagtggCTTTTAATGCAATTTCAATGAAAACCAAGATGTTCACGACTGCTGTacagtcaaatgtaaaaatatgaacttattcaatccattcatgccagctcttgtgaatcgacctgtatgTAGGTACCATTAGCTAAATATGTGgtgtaccaccctaaagttgataatcgtttgcatgttataaaacaataatgccaatacacgtgtctgtcaacttgaaagttccactttagcgacatattgatttgataggaacttgtttaaaaattgaaagaccacttatttggctgatgctcCCTTCCCCCTACAGAGTCTAGAGTCAGCCCTGAAGATAACCCCGGAGAACCAGAAGTACTTCCCGGTGCTGTGTCTGCGGCTCCTGCCAGCGGACCGCGTGGACCTGGCTACCTTAGACAAGGAGTATTTCATCAACGTACACGGCTCCGTCATACTGCAGAGCATACTGGATTTTCAGGTGAGCTCTTGGGATCCCTAAATTGAAGTTCAAGTTCTATATAATAAAATGTCGAATTACTTATTTCAAAGGTCGAAATtaaatatctttgttcaatttaggctataacaaaaactgaatgtcaaaaaaatctaccaccggttcagataaacctctgttgagaagagtgcgcgaagaaaaaatattttcgatatCTCTTCATTATAAATGCCAGTATAATACAGACCCAACTCacgaaaaatataatacaatgtGTCGGCCACAGCTAAAGCAACATTAAGCAAcatagcttttatttatttatcccttTGAACTGGGTGAAGGTTCTGATCTTTGGACTTTGTTAAATTTGTTGCAGGTTGAAGTTGTTATAGGATGTCTCTCATCTTAGTGTGCCTCTTGGCTCTAGTAGCTTCCATTGTTCACGGTCTTGAGCAACTCTTCTCCATTTGGATCCCGCAGTAAGCTTAAGCTCGTCCTCCCAGCGCATTTGTTGTCGTCCTCGACGTCTTTTGCCATCTAATACCATTGCATTGCGTTATAATTTGTCTCCATTTTTCTTGTCTGGATCTCAACATGGCCGGTCCATCTCCATTTTTGTAGGTCTATTCTTACTTTAACATTAGTGAAAATTTACTATTTTGACGATAACTACGTCAAGTTCCTGTGTAGAAATACACACCTTGTGCTCCTTTTTACCCGGCATTGCTCACCCTACCAGTAGAAGTGAATAATCCTTTCCCATCGTTTTTTATCGGAAACGTTCGTATTTGTCATGCTACCTACTGCAGTCAGCCTCAGTACCCATCGAGACAGCGTAGGGGGAGGTCGCAACTAGAGATTAATAATCGATACCTATAGAGCTGCGATATAGAGTGGTTAACACCtaagttaagatttttattagatttttgtttacaatacaTTCTCTGTAATAAATTGATCGAggggttgtttttttaatatatggcTTTGTCCATTGGAGGAAAATTTTACCAGTCTTTTTTTacttgatttggataggtatttaactaaatgtaaacacaTAAACGTCAagtggtgtcttaaatattgaaattccctcaattaactatctaaacatttacatttctgtattgaaatacactagtctagtttgtattacaatgatagataagtaaaatgtttaaaatccttgaatgtaccaaatctggcagctgaagtttccTTACATTTAGCTAAATATATGGCtctgtctcatcatcatcatcccagcctatatacgtcccactgctgggtacaggcctcctctcagaacaagagggcttgggccatagttcccacgcgggcccaaccGCGGCGGCAAGGGCGGGGGTTTGGATAGCCAAACCAAGTAAAAAAAGACTGgtaaaattgtcctccaatagACAGAGCTATATTTAGCCATatagccgttgtacggtaaaataATTCTAGAATACCaaatatgagaggtgatggtggatgaacgatgactaCGCGAATCATCGTGGGGGTTATAAGAtctcaaacaaaaaaaagttccttatttattttacacagaCTGTCGCttattaatacgagtatatacctGTGTCGCtacaaatacaataattaatagaCGGCGGCACTCAGAAGTAGTCGTGCGTGGGTTCCTAATTTTCACGGACGGATTATTCAACCATGTTTCGAACCTCTCGCTCGCGCTTGGTAGGTTATTTGCAACGGCTTGCGAGCAAGAGATCCGATAACCTCTCAAGAGCGAGCGAGAGGTTCGAAACATGGTTTTATGGCCCTATAGCTCAGATGATAGCGGCGCtgatataataaaacaatatttgcaGCGTCCAGCCAAAGCGGTGAGCGGCCTGCTGGAGCTGAGCGCCTCGGAGCTGTTGGTGATATTCTGCGACGCGAAGGGCAGCCACGTGGCCGACGCCTTCTGCAAGGGCCAGTTCGTGGGCGTCAAGGCGAGGGACAAGATGATATGGAAACTTAAGGTGAGACAGGGACGAAGCTAGAAGGCTTCCACTGTTGAACAGAGGCCACCTTACAGCCTGCATCCACTGATCGCTCGCGATTTCATCGGTCCACCTAGTAGGTCTACTCGTACCAACTCTATAACATCCGGGGTTTACTAGATCAATTTCCCAGAATCTTTATTTCCTAGTAGGAGAATTTCCATTTGCACtttttcccaaatgcttttttcacagtagcgtttttttccCAATTTGAATCGATACAGACACAGTGTCTACTTCTGTGTTTTTGGCCCTTCGAGCCGTTGAAAacttcaccatcatcatcagcctatagcagtccattgctggacataggcctcccccaaagagcgctgcgccctgtcctcggctagacgcatccagcttctaccagcagcctttcgcagatcgtcactccaccttgccaagacgcggtctccactcaagaactcgtttactccagctgTTGTTGGTTCTTCCACAGATATGACGAGCCCATAGCCACTttaacttgctaattctctgagctatgtcgatgaccttagttctgtgtcggatagcctcGTTGTGGATTCTACCTTGCAAGTCGCTTAAAATTGGGGAAATAACGCGATTTTgtaaataagcttcagtaaaaaatcaTAGTGGGAAAATAAAGCATTTGGAAAAAAAAGCGACCGGAAAATTTGCTATAAGGAAATAACGGTGGGAAATGAATCTAACAAGCCCCTATGGCGTATGCAAACAAAGGGGGagtgaattttaattgtttgtgCAGGagaagtcgcaggcaaaagctattCTTTGGAATAAGGCACTAATTTGTGTTTATCCATTTCAGGGCTACTACCAAACGCTAGCACTCTCTCAGCACGGCTCTCGGGCCCTCGAGCGTATCTTCGACGCTGCATCATTAGAACAGAAGGTCAAGATAATGACAGAGATGAGCGACAAGAGCAATCTCTTGAACAGCACCAAGTTCGGGAGGCTGGTGGCTGCGAAGCTTGACGTCGAGGGGTTCAAGGCGTCGCAGAAGAAGTGGGAGGAGAAGTGGAAGGGGAAATAAAGATATGGAAGATTTTTTGgcgttttttttctgtatctgTACAAATTAGACTTCTTGACCATTATGGAACCTTACCACAATCCCACCATCCCTAACACccggtagcatggtgaacggttgtgttgctctgaagatgagctctgaatgagttcgaaatgcgttagtg from Choristoneura fumiferana chromosome 24, NRCan_CFum_1, whole genome shotgun sequence encodes the following:
- the LOC141441445 gene encoding nucleolar protein 9; the protein is MSEEQPQSDPNKRKNRKRPKNFLKNAKMYAKKGQWGRGTKMSEELYQYFLGILDAMKQGIEDSEERQSLVDNVLERTKGDELNIIGNQLGCRVVELLLPYSSPEDLERYFEVLYPELRRLCSDNFTSHVVETLLRVASDRATEHLQSEGGNNEDSEDEAPKKKAKLELKLEPKTESKYSKEHVQNCYEFALKICKYALNNLEDFVWDAYANHILRSAIKCLSGITLLPNEKPKVNMFIIDNKEKQIPPSPFIKKMVYKNVPEEYKELVKEFVKRLSVWPQFKDLAYQNITSGLLQVLLYAIKNVDKGLTRDLLKQLLNESFAPDDWVSTGNDDKKEDKIDLDNNESDAPNCSLPPVFESEPAVRLLEAALLVSKKKMYTQIYAKCFINRLSQLATMPMLNFTVQRLFDNCQIKEELEPMFDELSSKLGDLLACGNTGVVVSLAKACLRVKARQTQFLASLESALKITPENQKYFPVLCLRLLPADRVDLATLDKEYFINVHGSVILQSILDFQRPAKAVSGLLELSASELLVIFCDAKGSHVADAFCKGQFVGVKARDKMIWKLKGYYQTLALSQHGSRALERIFDAASLEQKVKIMTEMSDKSNLLNSTKFGRLVAAKLDVEGFKASQKKWEEKWKGK